tggtggccttgccgatgggtctgatttggtattttcgctagttttcgctaccagtttagatataccttgagTAGTCTTCGAGAGAGTTGATGGCGATGCAGATGGAGACACTCTGGGTGTACGACGTCCGTTGCGATTGCGGCTGACGTTCTTCATATGGGTATGAGGAATGAGGTTGGCAGCGTGTACCAGGGAGGGAGTCGGTAGCGGTGTGCGTCTCCGTGGAGTGTGCTTCACGAAGGTGACGGTGGTCGTCGCCTCTGGGAAGGGGGTGTGGTGAAGATGGCGATGTACGCCATGCGTGATGATGATTGTGGCTGTTTTCGCCAGACCCAAATGCCGAGAACGCCGTCTCATGATGCCGTGaggtcggctgccgcgactacCGAGACCGGTAGGCGAACTCGATGCTCTAGTGCAGCGGCCGGCAGGGGAAGAACGTCAGGGAACGGTGGACGTCGCGGGGTAGGGCTCCGGTGGAGAGAAGCGGCAGTGTGGCTCACTTTGCTTGAGCAGATGGGGGACGCTGGCAGGGCTCTGTTCTCCGATTGCGATGGCTGACGAGGAGATATGTTCGCATGGGATAGAACGGAAGGAGAATGCCGGAGCGGCGGCACTGTCCCGACGGCGTCAGGTGACGTGTCCTTGATCGTTGGGTCACCAAATCTAGAGGAGATAGTACTCGTCCCCAACACGAGTTCTGACGGGCGATGATGAAATATCCCACGGGCAGATTTCGTGGCAGGCACGTCGTCGTCGCTGTCTATGGCAGGAGGAGATAAGTCGCCATTGGGTCGCCACACCAGGCTTTACTTCGCTCTATATGATCATCGTAAGCGACACCGGAATGTTCGACACGTTGATTAATTATCTTCGCTTAATATTTCCCTATATATGCTGAAATCTCGGCACACAATGCGCTGTTACTATGACGATTGCAGTCCAGTCGGTGAAACTGCGCCGGCGGTGCCTCGGATGCTGTTATATTAACTGTCGTAGCGAAATAGATCGGGCACCTAGGAGAAGGAGAAGAGGTAGAGGTAGAGGTAGAGGTAGAGGAAGAGGAAGGCTGCGTTCTTGGGAGCTATTCTCGATGAAGTAATGCGTGAGCTACTTCGTTTGCAAGTTATTGTTGCCAACAGCACAGCGTCATGATGACAATGACTTAATGAGAGAATGACAATGCGCGTGATATGAACCTTGTCATCGTCGTCGCTATACTACCCTCTACAACCGCGGCTGCTGACGCCGCCGTTGCCTGGAGACCCTCCACCCAAAACACAGGAGGCCCGGCACAACAGGCGCCACAAAGCGGCGCGCGGCGCAGTGGAGAAATGCATCGACGTACTGAAGTGAAGGTTTCGCCACCTGCTGCGATACAAGAGTTTCCATACAATCGGCAATGGGCCTCAAATATTGTTTGGCATGCGCCGTGCTCCACAACATACACATCCATGCAAGGGCACCACCTACCGAGGACGCAGGGGAGGGTGACGACGTCGACTGTGAGGATTCCCCGGGTAGCGTACGACGAGCAGCCCTAACGCCGCATCCCTGAGTGCTCCCCAGGACAGGGagacgtacactctaagaaagaaaaaagaaaggagtccttttactcctttttggggactaaatgcattgccacaaaaaaatagtctctttcgggagtaaatgaatgtcacagagtggagactgcatttcacgcgctggtTGTacgagtcccaggtacataatgcgtgtgcatgcatggaaatactttgaagcaaaccgtcaaccgtgatatcaTCGAGTTATATagaatcttgcgccatacatggggcacaatttgcgaagaaagttgCGCtttttcttactctgtgtggctggaaaattgcaatgttggctgagttataccgccttatgccatcaaattgacacaagggcacatattgacgtagactgttgcattcaggagaccattcgcggagttcagtgacaattcgcagtcctggggagtaaatgtcgggactaagtgtcgggttaggggactaaaatggggagtaattgggggaggggggcaatctaggggagtaaaagctgcaattactccccgttttactcccttttttcttagagcgtatGACATCGGGGCAGCCGTTATAGCAAGAGTAATCAAGCAGCTGTCGCAGCCTTAATTAAGTCATTTCGCTGCGAAGCAACCTTTTGAATGAGTGGCGTACGGACCTAGCTTGCAGTGTTAGGCTATTGCTCTGGGAAGTCTACCGGAGGACCCAGTAGGCGACACAGCGtggtaggattccaacccaccGCCTTTCAGTCTTCGTTAGCACGAGCTCACTGCGCAATCCCTTACAAAAAAATTTATCACCTTTCTACAGGAAGTGGGTAGAACATTAATCACCCAGCCATGAGACTGTGTATAGAAAGTATCCAGACTATCTACCACCCACGTCACCTTTTTATGGGCTATTGGAACACACCTTCCTGTAGAACGTCTACCGACAATTTGGTGACTAAAAATCTACCCACTGTCTGGCCAAAGTCTGCCCACCAGGGATACCCTGGGCGGGCTAGGCCCCTCCATTTCTTCTCCGTTTTCTAAATTTGTGGTTCTAAAAATGATATTGCAACTGTACAGGCGCACAAATGTGAAAGATGTGAGGCAGTTTACAGACAAGTGCCAGCTGCACTGCAAACAATATtccctgagaaaaaaaaaaaaaaaactggaaatgcatggcagctgtattaATTGTGAACACCGTGAAAAAGACTGAAAAGTTTTTTCGAGATATATGACAAAATCGTGAAATTCACATGCCGCTGTATTCCTGCATTACGTGTTAACCCGAGCTAAAAGATGGGACCGTGTTCTTGTTGTTTAATGGCTAACCATTATTATGATTGGATACTGTATTATAGAAACATGCACAAGCCTGTAAAAATTACTGTCTATCATTTCATGAAATAGTGTTTGGCCTGTATCATTATCAGACACCCACACCACATGTTATGTGTTCATAAAGCAATATATTCACTGAAATGTACAGTGCAGTAGCTTTCTCCAGCACAGCAGCTTGGAATGGCTCCTGAAATCAGAACAAAACATGAAATTAAGAACATTGAGTGTAAGGCATACAAAAAGACAAGACATATTTATGTATTAACTGAAGTGCTCAACACACAGTTTGTATCTGTGCACTTTAAAAAGCACAATGCACATACGTGGACAAAGTACGTGAAAGCACAGAAGTATTTGTGCTGTGCCCTGTAGTATTCAGCTTATCCTAACAAACACATGCAGAAGATGCAAGGAACAATACCAAGACTCACAAATAGGGCCTCAAAAGCACAATGGTTAACGGTCAAAAGTATGACATTTTGGGAACTGTGGACCAAATAGAAATAATCAGCACCAAATTGCAGACTAAGAAAGGGCTAATGGGATACCTACCTTTCAACTTTACCCCAGTTCGCAGATGAGTGATAGAACGCAAACAGGTATGCTACTTAAGCTTGATTACCATTGGGGTGCTTTGTTCCTCTTTCAGTGCTGATGTGTCCAAAATAGCTGCGAAATAAAAAGGAAGGCATTTTTCAACAATCATAATTTTTCATGCTATAGCAACTCAGGTGCTGAACTGCCTTCAAAGCTTCATGTGCAGGTCGGCCATCTGTTCATGAATTAGAGAAGGCCACTAATTTTCTTCTGCCACCAGGAACTGGCACAATAAAATTTGCAAACCTAGCTGTCCACAAGTCAATGTATCACAACCAAGTTTGCCAATAACACCACGTCGCCTAGAGCAGCAGCAGGTTTTTCGGTATCTGTGAAACCAAGGAatagaaagacaaaaaaaaagaaagaaacatttGAAACACATGACTGTGAAACTTATTCTCACCCCACGGTAAGAATGAACAATACAAGGACGAATACAGCGGAGTAGTTGTCGACTACGTGATAACGATTTATGATACGATgagtgtaatacatgagaacgCATACCATTGCATGGATTGTAACGTAACAAACGTTGGTGGCAGGCACTGCACATCGTAGTTGAAATACACTCCGAGCTGAAGCGCCAATCCTTTCTCCATGCTCCTTGCAGATAGCGTTTTGTCATTGTCCAAGGGAAGAACAATGCCTGAGAAGTGTAGTAGTGATGACCCTATAAGAGAGATAGATATACATAAATCTATTGCAGTGACTGCAAATGCTTTGAGAGCCCATGTTGCAGCTGCAGCACAGATTCTTGTTTTGTGACAGCATACTTTCTTTCAGTTGCACAAAACAGAAATATGTTTtacacaaagaagaagaaatgaccACTGCAAGGTGCCAATAGCAGTAGAAAAAAAACTTCCAAGAAATGGAAGCACTCATACGAATAGCAGAGGCATGGTGTTGGGGGCCCTCACTCCACAGCTGTCTGGCCAGCTTTGTGCTAAAGAAAGATTGGATACCTCACTCAGTAATGCAAACAGTTGAACTCTCATATAATAATCATCAGACACAAGAAAATATGCAACATTAAACACAAACAAaatatataataaaaaaataaccatAAAGCATTGTGCGCTCGTTACTGcttgcaaaatttttctctgCACTTTGCCGTATCAATGATGGACCGGAAACAGAGACAATGGAGAAAATCTCCTGTGATTGCCTAGTTGCTGCCTTTAGAACTGCGTGTGTGAATTAAAGTTCATTCACCCCGCCCTGACACAACCTTCAGACATCAATCATACTACATTGATCTTTGACATTTTCGTTTTCATGTGTGTCACCAAGAAATGTGTCAATGATCATATTATCACAGAACTCTCAGAATCAAGGCGGTGCATGAGAACTTACAGTGTGGAACGAGGTGCAGACCTCATAGTCTTCATTAAAATATGCACAGACCGGCTTCAACACAAAGATATGTTTTCCTGGGCAGCCATGTTCATCACTGGAGCCCTATATGGGCTGCAGCAACTTTCTTGTTTGCGGCTTCCATTCCAGTCTCCTTGGGTACATGACACAGATACGTTATGCATAGATGAATGTATTTGGAAGTGCCTTTGATAGTCATAAAGGTATACTTGAGATAGCTTGCATTCACAGAAGAGAACATACTCGTTTGCTGCTTGCTTCTTGTCTGTATACGCCCAGACCCTGTTTGGTAATAAAATAGAGAAAGAGATAAGTCCACGAAAGTATTAAAAAAGGGCGTATAGAGGAATATGCCTGAAAAGGAACAGGTGTTGTCTGCGTCAGAGTAAAAGCTGTGTAGCAAAAAAAGTATTGTGCTGCAACACTATCACTTCATGCAAACACCGCTCAGCTAACGAAACGCGTCACATTATATCGTGCCCTTCGCCAGATTTTCGTTAAACTCAGAGACGCGCAAACGTTATTCTTCCCATTCAAAGCGGGCTCTGCTTGCTGGTGTGCCATCAGTGCGGTGCCGTAACTTGATACCCGTTCATATCAGGCGATGTCGTCGAACGCTTTTGGTGCTAACAAGGAAGATATACTCAAGCGTATACGGAACAAGGAAAAATACGTCTCCGCAACTCTTTTACCAATATTTCTGCTACTGTTTAATCCACATGTTTGTTTCATGCATTCTGTATAGAGCGGTGATATTTGCCTCATAAATAGTGCAAACACTTAAAACTATATGAACGACGGCTGTACACAATGGCCTCATTCGATCAACGTCGGTTAAACTAGATCAAGGGTCCCTCGACTTGGAAGTGCGATTCAACTCTCTTTCGACAGCACTGAGAAGCATTTAAAATAAATCTTGCGTCCCGAATTAACATTAATAAGAAAAAGGTGTAAGGGTACTCAATCTCTGTTGAGCGTTCAATCTCGTTAACCGGCGTTGGTGAACCCCGGCCTATTTCAAATGTCCACGAGAATGAACGCACACCCATCCACTAGTTCCAGAATGTTACACACTGCTCATTTTAGTGGTTTGAGAAGAAAGTTTTAAGAACATGCATGGCTACGACATGGACAGTGTGACAAGTGAGAACACAGCGGAAGGCGACAACATTCCGTTGGAGAAGGCGCCATTCACTACGTATTTGGTAACACACAACGGCGGCGCATATTTCCCTT
This region of Ornithodoros turicata isolate Travis unplaced genomic scaffold, ASM3712646v1 ctg00000829.1, whole genome shotgun sequence genomic DNA includes:
- the LOC135375153 gene encoding uncharacterized protein LOC135375153, producing MKTMRSAPRSTLTKLARQLWSEGPQHHASAIRSSLLHFSGIVLPLDNDKTLSARSMEKGLALQLGVYFNYDVQCLPPTFVTLQSMQCYFGHISTERGTKHPNGNQA